One Persephonella hydrogeniphila DNA window includes the following coding sequences:
- a CDS encoding MinD/ParA family protein, with product MEEQAKGLLKRINEKKLEKNTKFLAVASGKGGVGKTNFAVNFSYILANDFNKKVLLIDADIGMANVHILVNVNTKKTLKDILNGEKIENIIFSTRGIDILPGFSGIDAINEVDDSSVLRFVQNLNDVSENYDYIIIDTAAGIDNKVISFIRASSKTYVITTPEPTAIMDAYALIKSMKKLYDYSDFKVVVNMAKSEEEGVDTFDRLKASINKFLNMDIKLAGILPATKNIQKTVKKKQIISEVYPSDKFVLQLKKIAAEELGEPPPPLKESFWEKVINFLKKD from the coding sequence ATGGAAGAACAGGCAAAAGGACTGCTTAAACGGATAAATGAGAAAAAGTTAGAGAAAAACACCAAGTTTTTGGCTGTTGCAAGTGGGAAAGGCGGAGTGGGAAAGACAAACTTTGCTGTTAATTTTTCGTACATACTTGCAAATGATTTTAACAAGAAAGTTCTTCTTATAGATGCAGATATAGGAATGGCGAATGTTCATATTCTGGTAAATGTAAATACCAAAAAAACATTAAAAGATATTCTTAACGGAGAAAAGATAGAAAACATAATATTTTCTACACGGGGTATAGACATACTCCCGGGATTTTCCGGTATTGATGCAATAAATGAGGTAGACGACAGCTCAGTTCTCAGATTTGTTCAGAATCTTAATGATGTGTCTGAAAACTATGACTATATAATAATTGATACAGCTGCAGGTATAGATAACAAAGTTATATCTTTTATAAGAGCTTCTTCAAAAACATATGTAATTACGACCCCGGAGCCAACAGCAATAATGGACGCCTATGCTCTGATAAAGTCTATGAAGAAGCTGTACGATTACTCTGATTTTAAAGTGGTTGTGAACATGGCAAAAAGCGAAGAGGAAGGAGTAGACACTTTTGACAGGCTAAAGGCTTCTATCAATAAGTTTCTCAATATGGATATAAAACTTGCCGGAATACTGCCGGCTACAAAAAATATACAGAAAACAGTAAAGAAGAAGCAGATAATATCAGAAGTTTATCCTTCAGATAAATTTGTTCTTCAATTGAAAAAAATAGCTGCAGAAGAACTTGGAGAACCTCCTC